A section of the Streptomyces sp. Je 1-369 genome encodes:
- a CDS encoding dodecin, with the protein MSNHTYRVTEIVGTSHEGVDQAIRNGIARASQTLRSLDWFEVTQVRGHILDGEIQHYQVGLKVGFRLEDDAEV; encoded by the coding sequence ATGTCGAACCACACGTACCGTGTCACCGAGATCGTCGGCACCTCGCACGAGGGCGTCGACCAGGCGATCCGCAACGGCATCGCGCGGGCCTCGCAGACGCTCCGCTCGCTGGACTGGTTCGAGGTCACGCAGGTGCGCGGCCACATCCTGGACGGCGAGATCCAGCACTACCAGGTCGGCCTGAAGGTGGGCTTCCGTCTGGAGGACGACGCCGAGGTATGA
- a CDS encoding type II toxin-antitoxin system PemK/MazF family toxin: MTAFTDDPHLSASPGRSGATATTEVEPRAVGQVRTEYAPECDGDPDPGEIVWTWVPYEENDGRGKDRPVLVVAREASGTLLAVPLSSKRHDGREWVPIGSGPWDRGGRDSWVDVDRVLRVHERGMRREACALDRMRFNLVVLRLKERYGWR; encoded by the coding sequence GTGACTGCCTTCACCGATGACCCGCACCTGTCCGCGTCGCCCGGCCGTTCGGGCGCCACCGCGACCACCGAGGTCGAACCGCGCGCAGTGGGCCAGGTCCGCACGGAGTACGCGCCCGAGTGCGACGGCGACCCCGACCCGGGGGAAATCGTCTGGACGTGGGTGCCCTACGAGGAGAACGACGGCCGCGGCAAGGACCGTCCGGTGCTCGTGGTCGCCCGCGAGGCCTCCGGGACGCTGCTCGCCGTGCCGCTGTCCAGCAAGCGGCACGACGGCAGGGAGTGGGTGCCGATCGGGAGCGGGCCGTGGGACCGGGGAGGGCGCGACTCCTGGGTGGACGTCGACCGGGTGCTGCGCGTGCACGAGCGGGGGATGCGGCGCGAGGCGTGCGCGCTGGACCGCATGCGGTTCAACCTCGTCGTCCTCCGTCTCAAGGAGCGTTACGGCTGGCGCTGA
- the egtD gene encoding L-histidine N(alpha)-methyltransferase: protein MSPFLLTRTLPEDATGAALRADVLQGLTRTPKTLPPKWFYDARGSALFEEITTLPEYYPTRAEREILVARAGLIAEITGARTLIELGSGSSEKTRHLIDAMESLHTYVPVDVSESALTGAANTLLAQRPALDVHALIADFTRGLALPGTPGPRLVAFLGGTIGNLLPTERAAFLSSVHDLLSPGDALLLGTDLVKDESVLVSAYDDGTGVTAAFNKNVLTVINRELAGDFDPDAFEHVAVWDREHEWIEMRLRSTADQTVKIHALDLAVDFLAGEEMRTEISAKFRADGVRSELAASGLELTHWWTDERGRFALSLSTVA from the coding sequence GTGAGCCCGTTCCTGCTGACCCGCACCCTGCCCGAGGACGCCACGGGCGCCGCCCTGCGCGCCGACGTCCTCCAGGGCCTCACCCGCACCCCTAAGACGCTGCCGCCCAAGTGGTTCTACGACGCGCGCGGCAGCGCCCTCTTCGAGGAGATCACCACCCTGCCCGAGTACTACCCCACCCGCGCCGAACGCGAGATCCTCGTCGCCCGCGCCGGCCTGATCGCCGAGATCACCGGTGCGCGGACGCTGATCGAGCTGGGCTCGGGCTCCTCGGAGAAGACCCGCCACCTCATCGACGCGATGGAGTCCCTGCACACCTACGTCCCCGTGGACGTCAGCGAGAGCGCGCTGACCGGCGCCGCGAACACCCTGCTCGCGCAGCGTCCCGCGCTCGACGTGCACGCCCTCATCGCCGACTTCACCCGCGGCCTCGCACTGCCGGGCACGCCGGGGCCACGCCTGGTCGCGTTCCTCGGCGGCACGATCGGCAATCTGCTGCCCACCGAACGCGCCGCGTTCCTCTCCTCCGTACACGACCTCCTCTCCCCCGGCGACGCGCTGCTCCTCGGCACGGACCTGGTCAAGGACGAGTCGGTGCTCGTCTCCGCGTACGACGACGGGACCGGCGTGACCGCCGCGTTCAACAAGAACGTCCTGACCGTCATCAACCGCGAACTGGCCGGGGACTTCGACCCGGACGCCTTCGAGCACGTGGCCGTCTGGGACCGCGAGCACGAGTGGATCGAGATGCGGCTGCGCTCCACGGCCGACCAGACGGTGAAGATCCACGCACTCGACCTCGCGGTCGACTTCCTCGCGGGCGAGGAGATGCGCACGGAGATCTCGGCGAAGTTCCGTGCGGACGGCGTACGGTCCGAACTGGCCGCCTCCGGGCTCGAACTGACGCACTGGTGGACGGACGAGAGGGGGCGGTTCGCTCTCTCGCTGAGCACGGTGGCTTAG
- a CDS encoding LLM class flavin-dependent oxidoreductase: MSSVIAETRFSVLDRSRTREGHDGAEALRDTVRLAQDVEALGYHRFWVSEHHGVPGVAGSAPTVLAAAVAAATRTIRVGTGGVMLPNHQSLVVAEQFGVLESLFPGRIDMGLGRSVGFTDGVRKALGRDKHDAADFATQLGELLDWFRGTSGTGVRARPAEGLTVPPYVLAVGEGAAIAADAGLPLVIGDIRGREKMLRGIEQYRNGFRPSPWLAEPYVMIAGSIAVAESREEARRLLVPEAWSMAYSRTHGTFPPLPPAERVESLTMTEKERGFYESGLTGHVHGTEEQVADELERVIKESGAREVLVTTSTYDRAGLLDSFRRLARVARLTA, encoded by the coding sequence GTGAGCTCAGTGATCGCGGAAACCCGGTTCTCCGTCCTCGACCGATCGCGCACCCGTGAGGGGCACGACGGAGCCGAGGCCCTGCGCGACACCGTGCGCCTGGCCCAGGACGTCGAAGCGCTCGGCTATCACCGGTTCTGGGTCTCCGAGCACCACGGAGTGCCGGGCGTCGCGGGCTCGGCGCCCACCGTCCTCGCGGCGGCCGTCGCGGCGGCCACCCGCACCATCCGGGTCGGCACGGGCGGTGTCATGCTGCCGAACCATCAGTCACTGGTGGTCGCCGAGCAGTTCGGGGTGCTCGAATCGCTCTTTCCCGGCCGGATCGACATGGGCCTCGGCCGGTCGGTCGGCTTCACCGACGGGGTGCGCAAGGCGCTGGGACGCGACAAGCACGACGCGGCGGACTTCGCGACCCAGCTCGGTGAGCTCCTCGACTGGTTCCGCGGTACGTCGGGGACGGGGGTGCGGGCCCGGCCCGCCGAGGGCCTGACCGTCCCGCCGTACGTCCTCGCGGTGGGCGAGGGCGCGGCGATCGCCGCCGACGCGGGCCTGCCGCTGGTCATCGGGGACATCCGGGGCCGCGAGAAGATGCTGCGTGGCATCGAGCAGTACCGGAACGGGTTCCGGCCCTCACCGTGGCTGGCGGAGCCGTACGTGATGATCGCGGGCAGCATCGCCGTGGCGGAGAGCCGGGAGGAGGCGCGGCGGCTGCTCGTGCCGGAGGCCTGGTCGATGGCGTATTCGCGCACGCACGGCACGTTCCCGCCGCTGCCGCCGGCCGAGCGCGTGGAGTCCCTGACCATGACGGAGAAGGAGCGCGGTTTCTACGAGTCGGGGCTGACCGGCCATGTGCACGGCACGGAGGAGCAGGTCGCCGACGAGCTGGAGCGGGTGATCAAGGAGAGCGGGGCGCGGGAGGTGCTGGTCACGACCAGTACGTACGACCGGGCGGGGCTGCTCGACTCGTTCCGGCGGCTGGCGCGGGTGGCGCGGCTGACGGCCTGA
- the egtA gene encoding ergothioneine biosynthesis glutamate--cysteine ligase EgtA yields MPEGDCRKHRTAGRTTARDTVSEAEVEALVRGICFKTGPPRTIGVELEWLVHEPGLPHLPVSAARLEAAYAALRALSLHSSVTVEPGGQLELSSLPADSLTECISAMQADLDVVRDALRPHRLTLSGIGADPWRPPSRILREPRYDALESCLDRGGPAGRRMMCSTASVQICLDAGYEEPGPLGYARRWRLAHLLGPVLVAAFANSPLQDGRPTGWRSTRQAVWAGIEPGRSGAPPLDGEPRETWTRHALDAPVMCVKREPGEGPWSVPEGMSFRAWARAGASRRPTREDLVYHLTTLFPPVRPRGHLELRMVDAQPGEDGWIVPLAVTTALFDDPEAAETAYRAVKPLAERYGPPGSTAAPHNPLWLDAARHGLADPELHEAAAACFAAAVAALPRLGAGVSVRDAVATYAAQYVAHGRCPADDLLDAVRDAVRDDPTPHDTPGKDVRR; encoded by the coding sequence ATGCCTGAGGGAGACTGTAGGAAACACCGGACGGCGGGCCGCACAACGGCGCGTGACACGGTGTCGGAAGCCGAAGTGGAAGCGCTGGTCCGAGGCATCTGCTTCAAGACCGGCCCACCCCGCACCATCGGGGTCGAACTGGAATGGCTCGTTCACGAACCGGGCCTGCCCCACCTGCCCGTATCCGCCGCCCGCCTCGAAGCGGCCTACGCCGCGCTGCGGGCCCTGTCCCTGCACTCGTCCGTCACCGTCGAACCCGGCGGCCAGCTGGAGCTCAGCTCGCTTCCCGCCGACTCGCTGACGGAGTGCATCTCGGCCATGCAGGCCGATCTCGACGTCGTACGCGACGCGTTACGTCCCCACCGCCTCACCCTCAGCGGGATCGGCGCCGACCCGTGGCGCCCGCCGTCGCGGATCCTGCGCGAACCCCGCTACGACGCGCTGGAGTCGTGCCTCGACCGCGGCGGTCCTGCCGGACGCCGCATGATGTGCTCGACGGCGTCCGTGCAGATCTGTCTGGACGCCGGGTACGAGGAGCCGGGCCCGCTCGGCTACGCGCGCCGCTGGCGTCTGGCGCACCTGCTCGGGCCCGTCCTGGTCGCCGCGTTCGCCAACTCACCGCTGCAGGACGGCCGCCCCACCGGCTGGCGCTCGACCCGGCAGGCCGTGTGGGCGGGCATCGAACCCGGCAGATCCGGCGCCCCGCCGCTGGACGGGGAGCCGCGCGAGACCTGGACCAGACACGCTCTGGACGCGCCCGTGATGTGCGTCAAGAGAGAGCCCGGCGAAGGTCCCTGGAGCGTTCCGGAGGGGATGAGTTTCCGGGCGTGGGCCCGCGCGGGCGCGTCCCGCAGACCCACCCGGGAGGATCTCGTCTACCACCTGACCACGCTGTTCCCTCCGGTGCGCCCCCGCGGCCACCTGGAGCTGCGCATGGTCGACGCCCAGCCCGGCGAGGACGGCTGGATCGTGCCGCTCGCCGTGACGACCGCCCTGTTCGACGATCCCGAGGCCGCAGAGACCGCCTACCGCGCCGTGAAGCCGCTGGCCGAGCGGTACGGGCCGCCGGGTTCGACCGCCGCCCCGCACAATCCGCTCTGGCTGGACGCGGCACGCCACGGCCTCGCCGATCCCGAACTGCACGAGGCGGCCGCCGCGTGCTTCGCCGCCGCCGTCGCCGCACTGCCCCGGCTCGGCGCCGGGGTGTCCGTGCGGGACGCCGTGGCGACGTACGCCGCACAGTACGTCGCGCACGGGCGCTGCCCCGCCGACGACCTGCTCGACGCGGTGCGCGACGCGGTGCGCGACGACCCCACCCCCCACGACACGCCTGGGAAGGATGTCCGCCGATGA
- the egtC gene encoding ergothioneine biosynthesis protein EgtC — MCRHLAYLGSPEPLGSLIVAPAHSLFRQSWAPRRQRHGTVNADGFGVGWYAEGDPVPARYRRSGPIWGDGSFADLARVVRSGAVLGAVRDATLSGADGEAAAAPFAAGPWLFSHNGAITGWPRSLAPLAQDLPPAELLTMEARCDSALVWALVLNRLRRGDEEAQALADTVIEVAEAAPGSRLNLLLTNGDTIAATAWGDTLWYLAEPGRRTVVASEPYDDDPHWREVPDRTLLAASRTDVLLTPLKEPPA, encoded by the coding sequence ATGTGCCGTCACCTCGCTTACCTCGGCTCGCCGGAACCGCTGGGGAGTCTCATCGTGGCGCCCGCGCACAGCCTGTTCCGGCAGTCCTGGGCGCCCCGGAGGCAGCGCCACGGCACCGTCAACGCCGACGGTTTCGGCGTGGGCTGGTACGCCGAAGGGGACCCCGTGCCCGCCCGCTACCGCCGCTCCGGGCCCATCTGGGGCGACGGCTCGTTCGCCGATCTGGCGCGGGTCGTACGCTCCGGGGCGGTGCTCGGCGCGGTGCGCGACGCGACGCTCTCGGGGGCTGACGGGGAGGCCGCGGCCGCGCCCTTCGCCGCCGGGCCGTGGCTGTTCAGCCACAACGGCGCGATCACCGGCTGGCCCCGCTCCCTCGCCCCGCTCGCGCAGGACCTGCCCCCCGCCGAGCTGCTCACGATGGAGGCGCGCTGCGACTCCGCACTGGTGTGGGCGCTCGTCCTGAACCGGCTGCGCCGCGGCGACGAAGAGGCGCAGGCCCTCGCGGACACCGTCATCGAAGTCGCGGAGGCCGCACCCGGTTCGCGCCTCAACCTCCTGCTCACCAATGGCGACACGATCGCCGCGACCGCCTGGGGCGACACCCTCTGGTACCTCGCGGAACCCGGCCGCCGCACCGTCGTGGCCTCCGAGCCCTACGACGACGACCCGCACTGGCGCGAGGTGCCCGACCGCACCCTGCTCGCCGCCAGCCGCACCGACGTACTGCTGACCCCGCTCAAGGAGCCCCCCGCGTGA
- a CDS encoding HAD family acid phosphatase — protein sequence MTADSRSRKNSSRPLAVFDLDGTLADTGHRQQFLERTPRDWDAFFAAAPQDPPLARGVELALASAAECEVVYLTGRPERCRADTVDWLARQGLPDGRIWMRRNNDRRPARRTKLEILQELARTRTVRMLVDDDELVCADAERAGFTVVRVTWANTPEALKDAQEREGRT from the coding sequence GTGACGGCAGACAGCAGATCCCGCAAGAACAGCAGCAGGCCCCTGGCCGTGTTCGACCTGGACGGCACCCTCGCGGACACCGGGCATCGGCAGCAATTCCTGGAGCGCACGCCCCGCGACTGGGACGCGTTCTTCGCCGCCGCGCCCCAGGACCCGCCGCTGGCCCGCGGTGTCGAGCTGGCCCTGGCGAGCGCGGCGGAGTGCGAGGTCGTCTATCTGACCGGCCGCCCCGAGCGCTGCCGTGCCGACACGGTGGACTGGCTGGCACGGCAGGGGCTGCCGGACGGACGGATCTGGATGCGCCGCAACAACGACCGGCGCCCCGCACGCCGCACCAAGCTGGAGATCCTCCAGGAGCTCGCCCGCACACGGACGGTCCGCATGCTCGTGGACGACGACGAGCTCGTCTGTGCCGACGCGGAACGCGCCGGTTTCACCGTCGTCCGGGTGACCTGGGCGAACACGCCGGAGGCCCTGAAGGACGCGCAGGAACGCGAGGGCCGTACCTAG
- a CDS encoding TetR/AcrR family transcriptional regulator translates to MTVARTAAEAGVSVGLVQHYFTAKDEMLLATFTRVNGRFTARVDEVVNRGEAEGRTIAEMLRQALAELMPLDGDRRAEFLVRLAFAGQAAHNADLAAVRRETLVGIRSRVAQAIRNGTVCGEVAQGIDAADQALRIVAFAEGLALHMHIDPDGTPEPAMLAALDNQIARVFTGTCRRGELGRRSAPEFGEVHPIAGVRGEGPPGTYDGACSPGAACE, encoded by the coding sequence GTGACCGTCGCGCGGACCGCCGCGGAAGCGGGCGTGTCCGTCGGCCTGGTGCAGCACTACTTCACGGCGAAGGACGAGATGCTGCTGGCCACGTTCACCCGCGTCAACGGGCGTTTCACCGCTCGAGTGGACGAGGTGGTGAACCGAGGTGAGGCCGAGGGCCGCACCATCGCCGAGATGCTGCGGCAGGCGCTGGCCGAGCTCATGCCGCTGGACGGCGACCGCCGAGCCGAGTTCCTGGTCCGTCTCGCCTTCGCAGGTCAGGCCGCGCACAACGCCGACCTGGCCGCCGTCCGGAGAGAGACCCTCGTCGGCATCCGCTCACGCGTAGCGCAGGCCATCAGAAACGGCACGGTGTGCGGCGAGGTCGCTCAGGGGATCGACGCGGCGGACCAGGCCCTGCGCATCGTTGCGTTCGCCGAAGGACTCGCCCTGCACATGCACATCGACCCCGACGGCACACCAGAACCGGCGATGCTCGCCGCGCTGGACAACCAGATCGCCCGCGTATTCACCGGAACCTGCCGACGCGGCGAGCTCGGTCGGAGATCCGCGCCGGAGTTCGGTGAGGTGCACCCGATTGCGGGAGTACGAGGCGAGGGCCCTCCGGGTACCTATGACGGGGCCTGCTCGCCAGGAGCTGCCTGTGAATGA
- a CDS encoding TIGR02452 family protein, with product MSARLRGQAQETERIVAAGAYVTPGGRETVIADVVAAARAGTRMFGPDPVEVPPRERAESTRFEVTGESSLEAARRLTADEPSDASRLAVLNFSSARNPGGGYLNGAQAQEEALCRASALYTCLLEVPGFYAHHRADRDPFYSDRVLCSPGVPVFRDDRGRLLDEAYTVGFLTSAAPNAGVIRRTAPERAAAVEQALAARAERVLETAAACGYRRLVLGAWGCGVFMNDPAHVAGAFRVLLGEGGRFAGEFTHVVFGVLDRTKGAVTRGAFETEFARELGSGPLSASRNAP from the coding sequence ATGAGCGCCCGGCTGCGCGGACAGGCGCAGGAGACCGAGCGGATCGTCGCTGCGGGGGCGTACGTGACGCCGGGCGGCCGCGAGACGGTGATCGCCGACGTGGTGGCCGCGGCACGCGCCGGCACGCGCATGTTCGGACCGGACCCGGTGGAAGTGCCGCCCCGCGAGCGCGCGGAGAGCACACGCTTCGAGGTCACCGGCGAGAGCAGCCTGGAGGCGGCCCGCAGACTGACGGCCGACGAGCCATCGGACGCCTCCCGGCTCGCGGTGCTGAACTTCTCCTCGGCGCGCAACCCCGGCGGCGGCTATCTGAACGGCGCGCAGGCCCAGGAGGAAGCGCTGTGCCGGGCCTCCGCGCTGTACACCTGCCTGCTCGAAGTCCCCGGGTTCTACGCCCACCACCGCGCCGACCGCGACCCCTTCTACAGCGACCGCGTGCTCTGCTCACCGGGCGTTCCCGTCTTCCGCGACGACCGCGGACGGCTCCTCGACGAGGCGTACACCGTCGGCTTCCTCACCTCCGCGGCACCCAACGCCGGGGTGATCCGCCGCACGGCCCCCGAGCGCGCCGCCGCCGTCGAGCAGGCCCTGGCCGCGCGCGCCGAACGCGTCCTGGAGACGGCGGCCGCGTGCGGCTACCGGCGCCTGGTGCTCGGCGCCTGGGGCTGCGGCGTGTTCATGAACGACCCCGCGCACGTGGCGGGGGCCTTCCGGGTGCTGCTCGGTGAAGGCGGCCGGTTCGCCGGAGAGTTCACGCACGTCGTGTTCGGGGTGCTCGACCGCACGAAGGGCGCGGTGACGCGCGGCGCGTTCGAGACGGAGTTCGCGCGCGAGCTGGGCTCAGGCCCGCTCAGCGCCAGCCGTAACGCTCCTTGA
- a CDS encoding extracellular solute-binding protein, with product MLPGGDDSRTVTVWLMKDSASPEFVERFTADFEKEHDDIELDIRIQEWTGIGAKVKKALKEEGGDGPEVIEVGNTQVAQYVDEGGLYDLTLESARDLGMNDWLPGLAEPGRYRGAQYGIPWYAANRVVIYNKDLFAAAGIKTPPRTREEWLTATEKLNTGGKQGIYLAGQDWYTLSGFIWDEGGELAKETKESSGDWRGTLHTPQALRGMEFYQQLQALGEGPRDADEEHPSQAGVFAGGDVAQIVAVPGAARAIEEKNPELKGKLGYFPIPGKKAGKPAAVFTGGSDLVVPEHSNDHKGAVEVIEALAGKKWQTDLARTMNYVPNKAKLARAVADEEGAAAMAVGAANGRATPNSPRWAEVEADNPIKGYMTRVLTGGDPATEARKASALITRALDVGGL from the coding sequence ATGCTGCCGGGAGGTGACGACTCCAGGACCGTCACGGTCTGGCTGATGAAGGACAGCGCGTCCCCGGAGTTCGTCGAGCGCTTCACGGCGGACTTCGAGAAGGAGCACGACGACATCGAGCTGGACATCCGCATCCAGGAATGGACCGGCATCGGCGCCAAGGTGAAGAAGGCGCTCAAGGAGGAGGGCGGCGACGGGCCCGAGGTCATCGAGGTCGGCAACACCCAGGTCGCGCAGTACGTCGACGAGGGCGGCCTGTACGACCTGACCCTGGAGTCCGCACGCGACCTCGGCATGAACGACTGGCTGCCGGGTCTCGCCGAGCCGGGGCGTTACCGCGGAGCCCAGTACGGCATCCCCTGGTACGCCGCCAACCGCGTCGTCATCTACAACAAGGACCTGTTCGCGGCAGCGGGCATCAAGACTCCGCCGCGCACCCGCGAGGAGTGGCTCACGGCCACGGAGAAACTCAACACCGGCGGCAAGCAGGGCATCTACCTCGCGGGCCAGGACTGGTACACCCTGTCCGGCTTCATCTGGGACGAGGGCGGCGAACTCGCCAAGGAGACCAAGGAGTCCTCCGGCGACTGGCGCGGCACGCTGCACACGCCCCAGGCGCTGCGCGGCATGGAGTTCTACCAGCAGTTGCAGGCGCTCGGCGAGGGCCCGCGCGACGCCGACGAGGAGCACCCCTCGCAGGCCGGGGTGTTCGCGGGCGGCGACGTCGCGCAGATCGTCGCGGTGCCCGGCGCGGCTCGCGCCATCGAGGAGAAGAACCCCGAACTCAAGGGCAAGCTCGGTTACTTCCCCATCCCCGGAAAGAAGGCGGGCAAGCCCGCCGCGGTCTTCACCGGCGGTTCCGACCTCGTGGTGCCCGAGCACAGCAACGACCACAAGGGTGCGGTCGAGGTGATCGAGGCGCTGGCCGGCAAGAAGTGGCAGACCGATCTGGCGCGGACCATGAACTACGTCCCGAACAAGGCGAAGCTGGCCCGGGCGGTCGCCGACGAGGAGGGCGCGGCGGCGATGGCCGTCGGCGCGGCGAACGGCCGGGCCACCCCCAACTCCCCGCGCTGGGCCGAGGTCGAGGCGGACAACCCGATCAAGGGGTACATGACGAGGGTCCTGACCGGCGGCGACCCGGCGACCGAGGCCCGCAAGGCGTCGGCCCTGATCACCAGGGCACTGGACGTCGGCGGCCTGTGA
- a CDS encoding alpha/beta fold hydrolase: MHGGAGPRTTWGGLSAQADRWNLVYVHRRGCPPTPAPRAGQDYEVDALDLAPLLVGRPHVVAHSYGTLGALAASAVAPGSVRSLTLIEPRSSPTECARGPSRMQWIFVRGM, from the coding sequence GTGCACGGGGGCGCCGGCCCGCGGACGACGTGGGGCGGCCTGTCCGCCCAGGCGGACCGCTGGAACCTGGTCTACGTCCACCGGCGCGGCTGTCCGCCGACTCCGGCGCCACGGGCAGGTCAGGACTACGAGGTGGACGCCCTGGACCTGGCGCCGCTGCTCGTCGGCCGCCCGCACGTCGTCGCCCACTCCTACGGCACCCTCGGGGCGTTGGCGGCGTCCGCGGTCGCGCCGGGCAGCGTGCGCTCGCTCACCCTGATCGAGCCGCGGTCCTCACCCACAGAATGCGCACGCGGGCCATCGCGCATGCAGTGGATCTTTGTAAGGGGCATGTAA
- the egtB gene encoding ergothioneine biosynthesis protein EgtB — MTGSTTDPETTDPEALRERALAALLAARERTTLLTSCVADTELTAQHSPLMSPLVWDLAHIGNQEEQWLLRAVAGREAMRPEIDPLYDAFEHPRAERPNLPLLAPAEARGYAAEVRGRALDVLERTPFRGTPLTDAGFAFGMIAQHEQQHDETMLITHQLRSGLTALTAPDPPSGEPFTGPAEVLVPGGPFTMGTSTEPWALDNERPAHHRLVPPFFIDTTPVTNGAYQQFIEDGGYERMRWWDPAGWAMVRRHNLCAPLFWWREGGQWLRRRFGTVEPVPADEPVLHVSWYEADAYARWAGRRLPSEEEWEKAARYDPVTDRSMRYPWGDADPTPERANLGQRHLRPAAAGSYPAGESPLGVRQLIGDVWEWTSGDFLPYPGFAAFPYREYSDVFFGGDYKVLRGGAFSVDEVACRGTFRNWDHPVRRQIFAGFRTARDAGPTETPTPGPA, encoded by the coding sequence ATGACCGGCTCCACCACCGACCCGGAAACGACCGACCCGGAGGCCCTGCGGGAGCGCGCCCTGGCCGCGCTCCTCGCCGCCCGGGAACGTACGACCCTCCTCACCTCCTGCGTGGCGGACACCGAACTGACCGCGCAGCACTCGCCGTTGATGTCACCGCTGGTCTGGGACCTGGCGCACATAGGCAACCAGGAGGAGCAGTGGCTGCTGCGCGCGGTCGCGGGGCGCGAGGCCATGCGGCCCGAGATCGATCCGTTGTACGACGCCTTCGAGCATCCCCGCGCCGAGCGCCCGAACCTGCCGCTCCTCGCGCCCGCCGAGGCCCGTGGCTACGCGGCCGAGGTGCGGGGCCGTGCGCTCGACGTACTGGAGAGAACCCCGTTCCGCGGCACGCCGCTCACCGACGCGGGCTTCGCGTTCGGGATGATCGCGCAGCACGAGCAGCAGCACGACGAGACGATGCTGATCACGCACCAGCTGCGGTCGGGGCTGACCGCCCTGACCGCCCCGGATCCGCCGTCCGGTGAGCCGTTCACGGGACCCGCCGAGGTCCTCGTCCCCGGCGGCCCGTTCACGATGGGGACGTCCACGGAGCCGTGGGCCCTCGACAACGAGCGTCCGGCGCACCACCGCCTCGTCCCGCCGTTCTTCATCGACACCACTCCGGTGACGAACGGCGCGTACCAGCAGTTCATCGAGGACGGTGGATATGAGCGGATGCGCTGGTGGGACCCGGCGGGCTGGGCGATGGTCCGGCGTCACAACCTGTGCGCGCCGCTGTTCTGGTGGCGCGAGGGCGGGCAGTGGCTGCGGCGGCGCTTCGGGACGGTCGAGCCGGTGCCTGCCGACGAGCCGGTGCTGCACGTCAGCTGGTACGAGGCCGACGCGTACGCGCGGTGGGCGGGCCGGCGGCTGCCCAGCGAGGAGGAGTGGGAGAAGGCCGCACGGTACGACCCGGTGACCGACCGGTCGATGCGCTACCCGTGGGGCGACGCGGACCCCACTCCGGAGCGCGCCAACCTGGGCCAGCGGCATCTGCGTCCCGCGGCCGCCGGCAGCTACCCCGCCGGTGAGTCGCCGCTCGGGGTGCGCCAGTTGATCGGCGACGTGTGGGAGTGGACGTCCGGCGACTTCCTGCCCTATCCGGGGTTCGCCGCGTTCCCCTACCGCGAGTACTCCGACGTGTTCTTCGGCGGCGACTACAAGGTGCTGCGCGGCGGCGCGTTCTCCGTCGACGAGGTGGCCTGCCGCGGCACGTTCCGCAACTGGGACCACCCGGTGCGGCGGCAGATCTTCGCCGGGTTCCGCACCGCGCGGGACGCGGGCCCCACCGAGACGCCGACGCCGGGACCCGCCTGA